A region of Beijerinckia sp. 28-YEA-48 DNA encodes the following proteins:
- a CDS encoding response regulator transcription factor, translated as MRLLLVEDEPEMAAALQSALQRHGILADHAEELAIAFEMVEIGTYDAIILDLGLPDGDGLSLIPRLRRQKIRTPVIVLTARGGLAERVAGLDGGADDYLPKPFAFAELLARLRAVMRRPEQLQPMLAELGRLSLDLDHREAKVDGMRFILPRRELLVLEALMRRAGRMVTRETLMAAVFGLADEVQSNTLDSHISRLRRKLADANANVTINGIRGVGYMLMECP; from the coding sequence GTGCGGCTGCTGTTGGTAGAAGACGAGCCAGAAATGGCTGCCGCCTTGCAGTCTGCCTTGCAGCGGCATGGCATTCTCGCGGACCACGCCGAAGAACTCGCAATCGCGTTCGAAATGGTCGAAATTGGCACTTATGATGCGATCATCCTTGATCTAGGGCTTCCTGATGGCGACGGCCTTTCGCTGATCCCGAGATTGAGGCGTCAGAAAATCAGGACACCTGTTATCGTATTGACGGCACGCGGTGGGCTCGCCGAGCGGGTGGCAGGGCTTGATGGCGGAGCGGACGATTATCTGCCCAAGCCGTTTGCCTTCGCAGAGCTGCTGGCCAGGCTTCGGGCCGTCATGAGACGCCCTGAACAACTGCAGCCTATGCTAGCTGAACTCGGACGCCTTTCGCTTGATCTCGATCACCGCGAGGCGAAGGTTGATGGTATGCGCTTCATCCTGCCCCGACGCGAATTGCTGGTGCTGGAGGCCTTGATGCGCAGGGCAGGCCGCATGGTGACGCGCGAGACCTTAATGGCCGCCGTCTTCGGCCTTGCCGATGAGGTTCAGTCGAACACATTGGACAGCCATATCTCACGGCTGCGCCGCAAGCTTGCGGATGCGAATGCCAATGTCACGATCAATGGCATTCGCGGCGTGGGCTATATGTTGATGGAATGCCCATGA
- a CDS encoding sulfate transporter family protein, with amino-acid sequence MFPSAAQALPQIFSPPYRRVLAKVLALTLVLLALVWYGLDHLIVGYIAVPWPWAATLLSVLTGIGLFVGMAFLVAPVSSLVAGFFLDELAERAERESDPLGVPGTPLPAGRSIWLAAKFALVSLVVNLCALLLLLVPGVNVIAFFVANSYLAGREYFELAALRYHPLEDVRALRRRHAVYLFICGFPIALFLAVPIVNLLTPLFGTAYMVRVHKRLMRGYALKP; translated from the coding sequence ATGTTCCCATCCGCCGCCCAGGCGCTGCCGCAGATTTTCTCACCGCCCTATCGCCGCGTGTTGGCGAAAGTGCTGGCCTTGACCTTGGTGCTGCTGGCGCTCGTCTGGTACGGGCTCGACCATCTGATTGTCGGCTATATCGCCGTGCCCTGGCCTTGGGCCGCAACCCTCCTGTCGGTCCTCACCGGCATTGGCCTTTTTGTCGGGATGGCCTTCCTGGTGGCGCCGGTCTCCTCGCTGGTCGCCGGTTTTTTCCTCGACGAGCTGGCGGAGCGGGCCGAGCGTGAGAGCGATCCGCTGGGGGTGCCGGGCACGCCCTTGCCCGCTGGCCGGTCGATCTGGCTGGCGGCGAAATTCGCGCTCGTCTCGCTGGTGGTCAATCTCTGCGCGTTGCTGCTGCTGCTCGTGCCCGGCGTCAATGTGATCGCCTTCTTCGTCGCCAATTCCTATCTAGCGGGGCGGGAATATTTCGAGCTCGCGGCGCTGCGCTATCATCCGCTGGAAGACGTGCGAGCGCTGCGCCGCCGGCACGCGGTCTATCTCTTTATCTGCGGCTTTCCGATCGCCCTGTTTCTGGCCGTGCCGATCGTCAATCTGCTGACGCCGCTTTTTGGCACCGCCTATATGGTGCGCGTCCACAAGCGGCTGATGCGCGGCTATGCGCTTAAACCGTGA
- a CDS encoding dienelactone hydrolase family protein, producing MDDAHQHSLTAPTALDLHRRGFVFMTSCVAGFTLATGPLNAQTITTPADGLTAGEVKVPSGGIEMPAYRAFPASGGPFPTVLVIQEIFGVHEHIKDVCRRLAKAGYYAIAPELYARQGNPAAYTEVPKLIAEVVSKVPDAQVKGDLDACVAFAKASGNANTDRLAVIGFCWGGRQTWLYAKNNPNLKAAAAFYGPLTNPKNDLQPQQVLDFAGDVKVPVIGAYGGKDPGIPLEQVETVQEELKKAGSKSVIYVYPDAPHGFHADYRPSYRKADAELALKRALDFFKANGA from the coding sequence ATGGACGACGCTCATCAGCATTCGCTCACCGCGCCGACGGCGCTCGACCTCCACCGACGCGGTTTTGTCTTCATGACGAGCTGTGTCGCCGGCTTTACGCTGGCCACAGGCCCGCTGAATGCCCAGACGATCACCACACCGGCTGATGGGCTGACCGCCGGCGAGGTGAAAGTGCCCTCCGGCGGTATTGAAATGCCGGCCTATCGCGCTTTTCCGGCCAGCGGCGGCCCCTTCCCCACGGTTCTGGTGATCCAGGAAATCTTCGGCGTCCATGAACATATCAAGGATGTCTGCCGGCGCCTCGCCAAGGCCGGCTATTATGCCATCGCGCCTGAACTCTACGCCCGCCAGGGCAATCCGGCCGCCTATACCGAAGTGCCGAAACTGATCGCCGAGGTCGTCTCGAAAGTGCCCGACGCCCAGGTGAAGGGCGACCTCGATGCCTGTGTCGCTTTCGCCAAGGCGAGCGGCAACGCCAATACCGACCGGCTGGCGGTGATCGGCTTCTGCTGGGGCGGCCGGCAGACCTGGCTTTACGCCAAGAACAACCCGAACCTGAAAGCCGCCGCCGCTTTCTACGGCCCGCTGACCAATCCGAAGAACGACTTGCAACCGCAGCAAGTGCTCGACTTCGCCGGCGATGTGAAAGTGCCCGTCATCGGCGCCTATGGCGGCAAGGATCCCGGCATTCCGCTCGAACAGGTCGAAACCGTCCAAGAAGAATTGAAGAAGGCCGGCAGCAAGTCGGTCATCTATGTCTATCCCGACGCGCCGCACGGCTTCCACGCCGACTATCGCCCCTCTTATCGCAAGGCGGATGCGGAACTGGCGCTCAAGCGGGCGCTCGATTTCTTCAAGGCGAACGGCGCCTGA
- a CDS encoding HAMP domain-containing sensor histidine kinase, with translation MKGGNDRSLKWQLVQRLILLQSLILLAVLAALFIRGDLFSFRSSDRTIEAIGRAMERDRDGVLRLRSTPELTALRMAEPGLWFVARDENGYRLSEGPVPPAFILVADTLSGIGQARFGATVDSEAMDQPEARMRQVTTPVGKVQILTGTESPALFGMVALGALLVFIKVALPILLVIVLGIVIATPLVVRATLAGIAKVEEQAALIDIGRKGARLDAASTPPEIASLIGAVNEALRRLDEGYDRHQRFLADAAHELRTPISILDIRIAGLPSIPEKARLMADVARLAVLTEQLLDLERLRRDVGPFEAVSLRLLAKRIISDMAPLAFASGYKLDLDFEEANPTVCGDQAALERVLTSLIQNAVDHGGGEGTITVRIGAPALIEVSDEGPGIPLAERERIFEPFHRLKPRARGAGLGLHLVKQIVNLHGGQCIAGDSPTGGARITISLPALAAGPER, from the coding sequence ATGAAGGGCGGTAACGATCGCTCCCTGAAATGGCAGCTCGTACAGCGTTTGATCCTTCTGCAGAGCTTGATCCTGCTCGCAGTGCTCGCCGCCCTCTTCATCAGGGGCGATCTGTTTTCGTTTCGCTCGTCTGACCGAACCATCGAGGCGATCGGGCGTGCGATGGAACGCGATCGCGACGGTGTCTTACGCCTGCGGTCGACACCAGAGCTGACCGCCCTGCGCATGGCCGAGCCAGGTCTGTGGTTCGTCGCACGTGACGAGAATGGTTATCGTCTGAGCGAGGGACCGGTTCCACCCGCTTTCATCCTCGTCGCCGATACGCTCTCAGGGATCGGCCAGGCCCGTTTTGGCGCGACCGTCGATAGCGAAGCCATGGATCAGCCGGAAGCGCGCATGCGCCAAGTGACGACGCCCGTCGGCAAGGTTCAGATATTAACGGGAACCGAAAGCCCGGCGCTGTTTGGCATGGTGGCTCTTGGGGCTCTCCTGGTCTTTATCAAGGTCGCACTTCCAATCCTTCTGGTCATTGTTCTGGGCATCGTTATCGCCACGCCACTTGTCGTGCGTGCCACGCTCGCGGGGATCGCAAAAGTCGAGGAACAGGCGGCCTTGATAGACATTGGCCGGAAAGGCGCCCGGCTCGATGCGGCCAGCACGCCTCCAGAGATCGCTTCGCTCATCGGCGCGGTCAATGAAGCGCTGCGCCGGTTGGACGAAGGCTATGATCGTCATCAGCGTTTCCTGGCTGATGCCGCGCACGAGCTCAGAACGCCGATTTCAATCTTGGATATCCGCATTGCCGGTTTGCCGTCGATCCCTGAGAAAGCGCGGCTTATGGCTGACGTGGCCCGGCTCGCCGTATTGACCGAACAACTTCTCGATCTGGAACGGTTACGGCGCGACGTAGGGCCTTTTGAAGCCGTATCGCTACGGCTATTGGCGAAACGTATCATCAGCGACATGGCCCCGTTGGCCTTTGCCTCTGGTTATAAACTAGACCTCGATTTTGAAGAGGCCAATCCGACGGTTTGCGGAGACCAAGCTGCACTGGAGCGGGTTTTGACGAGCCTGATCCAGAACGCGGTTGATCATGGAGGCGGTGAAGGCACGATCACCGTCCGCATCGGCGCGCCAGCGCTGATTGAAGTGAGCGATGAGGGCCCTGGTATCCCGCTCGCTGAACGAGAGCGCATTTTTGAACCCTTTCACCGGCTGAAGCCGCGCGCTCGCGGCGCCGGCTTAGGGTTGCATCTCGTGAAGCAGATCGTGAACCTGCATGGCGGGCAGTGTATTGCCGGCGACAGTCCGACCGGGGGAGCCCGCATAACAATTTCGCTTCCGGCCTTGGCTGCCGGTCCTGAGAGGTAG
- a CDS encoding complex I NDUFA9 subunit family protein, whose protein sequence is MTNPLDKNTRMVTVFGGSGFVGRHVVRALAQRGWRVRVACRRPDLAFHLQPLGRVGQIHAVQANLRYPASVAAALQGAEAVVNLVGILNQSGRQRFDAVHGFGAGVVAQAVQKAGIKTFVHMSALGADAVSESAYARSKAQGEAHVREMVPGASILRPSVIFGPEDDFFNRFAALARMSPVLPLIGGGETKFQPVYVGDVAQAVACLLDSEVPAGRTWELGGPEVKTYRELMQIICTTIGRKRLLVPVPFALANLKAFGIEVVNSLSLGLYPKTLLLTRDQVKLLKSDNVVSEAAKASGSTFEAMGIAPDTIEAVIPSYLYRFRRAGQFESNVTV, encoded by the coding sequence ATGACAAATCCCCTCGATAAGAACACCCGGATGGTAACCGTTTTCGGCGGTTCGGGCTTCGTTGGGCGCCATGTCGTGCGCGCTCTGGCCCAGCGTGGCTGGCGCGTGCGGGTCGCTTGCCGGCGGCCGGATCTGGCGTTCCATCTGCAGCCGCTGGGCCGCGTCGGCCAGATCCACGCCGTCCAGGCCAATCTGCGGTATCCGGCTTCGGTCGCTGCGGCGCTTCAGGGCGCCGAGGCCGTGGTCAATCTGGTCGGGATTCTGAACCAGAGCGGCCGCCAGCGTTTCGATGCCGTGCATGGCTTTGGCGCCGGCGTCGTGGCGCAGGCCGTGCAGAAGGCCGGCATCAAGACATTCGTGCATATGTCGGCCTTGGGCGCCGATGCGGTCTCGGAATCGGCCTATGCCCGCTCGAAGGCGCAGGGCGAAGCGCATGTGCGCGAGATGGTGCCCGGCGCCTCGATCCTGCGGCCGTCGGTAATCTTTGGACCCGAGGATGATTTCTTCAACCGTTTCGCCGCGCTGGCGCGCATGTCGCCGGTTCTGCCGCTGATCGGCGGCGGCGAAACCAAGTTCCAGCCGGTCTATGTCGGCGATGTGGCGCAAGCCGTCGCCTGCCTGCTCGACAGTGAAGTGCCAGCGGGCCGCACCTGGGAACTGGGCGGGCCGGAAGTGAAGACCTATCGCGAACTGATGCAGATCATCTGCACCACCATCGGCCGCAAGCGCCTGCTCGTGCCGGTGCCTTTCGCGTTGGCCAATCTCAAGGCGTTCGGCATCGAAGTTGTCAATTCGCTCAGCCTCGGTCTTTATCCGAAGACGCTGCTGTTGACGCGCGATCAGGTGAAACTGCTCAAGAGCGATAACGTTGTTTCCGAGGCTGCCAAGGCGTCAGGTTCGACATTCGAGGCGATGGGGATCGCGCCCGATACGATCGAGGCCGTCATTCCGAGCTACCTCTATCGCTTCCGCCGCGCCGGTCAGTTCGAAAGCAACGTCACGGTTTAA
- a CDS encoding glutathione S-transferase family protein: MARELFDLAAGDDSVRFSPYCWRIRMALAHKGLDTETVPVRFTEKDKIAFSGQKLVPVLRDGETVLHESWDIALYLDRAYPDRPRLIDIPGLGVTNFVRSWAQTSLTIPVFKTIILDLFNGLADKDKDYFRTSREQRVGMPLEKFAVSAEDGRAMLKPVLTPVRDVLKQQPFFCGSQPAFADYIVFGVFMWARSASPIELLDSDDPTYAWRERMLDLYGGLARNAPRNKA; encoded by the coding sequence ATGGCGCGCGAATTGTTCGATCTAGCGGCTGGCGACGACAGCGTTCGCTTCTCGCCCTATTGCTGGCGCATCCGCATGGCGCTGGCGCACAAGGGGCTCGATACCGAAACGGTGCCGGTGCGTTTCACCGAAAAGGACAAGATCGCCTTTTCCGGCCAGAAACTGGTGCCCGTGCTGCGCGATGGCGAGACCGTCCTGCACGAGAGCTGGGACATCGCGCTTTATCTCGACCGTGCCTATCCGGACCGGCCGCGGCTGATCGATATCCCCGGCCTGGGTGTGACCAATTTCGTCCGCTCCTGGGCGCAGACCAGCCTGACGATCCCCGTGTTCAAGACCATCATCCTAGATCTGTTCAACGGCCTCGCCGACAAGGATAAGGACTATTTCCGCACCTCGCGCGAACAGCGCGTGGGCATGCCTCTGGAAAAATTCGCCGTGTCGGCGGAGGATGGCCGCGCGATGTTGAAGCCGGTGCTGACGCCCGTGCGCGACGTGCTGAAGCAGCAGCCGTTCTTCTGCGGCTCGCAGCCGGCTTTCGCCGATTACATCGTTTTCGGCGTATTCATGTGGGCGCGCAGCGCCTCACCGATCGAACTGCTCGACAGCGACGACCCGACCTATGCCTGGCGCGAGCGCATGCTCGACCTGTATGGCGGCCTCGCCCGCAACGCGCCGCGTAACAAGGCTTGA